From Candidatus Bathyarchaeota archaeon, the proteins below share one genomic window:
- a CDS encoding DUF2807 domain-containing protein, with the protein MSGNVIPSRSTATLDVIEGDLEVGRHAVVKGKGTPPKVAVSGTIYIEGDCVFECSLSAENLDGEDDVTVEGDLEIRNRVNIEDGRLVITGNMTAKKVDVDRSLTVEKNLDVEEVDVGGSLIVDGATTARKIDVGGTFKAKGEVKAENIDVGGSVKIESKVDIKDIDVGGKVEVDSGKINRVDVGGSFVSKESLEFENISVGGAVKLAGKSSGGDIDVGGSCKVEGDLKFGDIDVGGVFAISGSAEGVDLDVGGKVQVGGNMKLSGNLDVGGIVEIDQELTARNIDVGGRLRARKATARSKVSVGGSIETAEGVHAHYMQIGRRGKVKGPIKADEAMIGKRARVEDVYAKTITLEREARARNLYGESISLESGCHVYGEVKYTENLRTERGVTFEKTPKKVDKLSLDL; encoded by the coding sequence ATGTCGGGAAACGTTATTCCTTCAAGAAGCACCGCTACGTTGGATGTTATTGAGGGCGATTTGGAAGTTGGAAGGCATGCTGTAGTGAAGGGAAAAGGAACTCCGCCAAAAGTCGCTGTTTCAGGCACCATATACATTGAGGGCGACTGTGTCTTCGAATGCAGTCTCTCAGCGGAAAATTTGGATGGCGAAGATGATGTCACTGTTGAGGGAGATCTTGAAATTAGAAACCGAGTTAACATAGAAGATGGGCGTTTAGTTATTACTGGGAATATGACTGCGAAAAAGGTAGATGTAGACAGAAGTTTGACGGTAGAGAAAAATTTGGATGTTGAAGAAGTGGATGTTGGAGGCAGCCTCATAGTAGATGGCGCTACAACCGCTCGGAAAATAGATGTGGGTGGCACTTTCAAAGCTAAAGGCGAGGTAAAAGCTGAAAACATTGACGTGGGCGGTTCGGTGAAAATTGAATCGAAGGTCGACATAAAAGATATCGACGTGGGAGGAAAAGTAGAGGTTGACAGCGGAAAAATCAACAGAGTTGATGTTGGTGGCAGTTTTGTCTCAAAGGAGTCGCTTGAATTTGAGAATATCAGTGTTGGAGGTGCAGTGAAACTTGCTGGAAAGAGCAGCGGTGGCGACATAGACGTAGGTGGCTCTTGCAAAGTTGAAGGCGATTTAAAATTTGGTGACATCGACGTTGGCGGGGTTTTTGCCATTTCTGGCTCAGCTGAAGGAGTTGACTTGGACGTGGGAGGAAAAGTGCAAGTTGGCGGCAACATGAAGCTTTCTGGAAACCTTGACGTGGGAGGTATAGTAGAAATAGATCAAGAATTGACTGCCAGAAACATTGACGTGGGCGGTCGGCTACGTGCAAGAAAAGCAACTGCCCGCTCAAAAGTTTCTGTAGGTGGCTCCATTGAGACTGCCGAGGGTGTTCATGCGCACTATATGCAGATTGGAAGAAGAGGAAAAGTTAAAGGCCCCATAAAGGCAGATGAGGCAATGATAGGAAAAAGAGCACGTGTCGAGGACGTTTACGCTAAGACAATAACATTGGAAAGAGAGGCTAGAGCCAGAAATCTGTATGGAGAGAGTATAAGCTTGGAGTCAGGCTGCCACGTTTACGGTGAAGTTAAATACACTGAAAACTTGAGGACTGAACGAGGAGTGACCTTTGAAAAAACACCGAAGAAGGTGGACAAGCTATCTTTAGACTTATGA